DNA from Mucilaginibacter mallensis:
TTACGATTACTAAACGTAGCACGCACGGCAGGCAACAAAGGCAGATGTGAAGGTTTACCTGCGGAATATTTCTTTTCATCAATAAAAAACACCGGCACCAGCATTGCCAGTCCGGCGAAAGTACATAGACCCCAAATAGTGTATTGCACGGCAGAATCCCTGCTTTGTACTTTAAGAAAATGCTGCACCAAATCGGCATAATTATTTACCAGTCCGGCAATTACCATCCCCAACACAAAGCCAACCTGCTGAAATGATGATAGCTTTACCTTTTCTGCAGCGGTTTCGGTAACTTCTGGTAATAAAGCATTATATGGGATAATATAGCTGGTTACACTCATAAAAAAGCAAATGAGCGTAAACGTTAGCCATATGGCATTGTGGGTGCTTTCGGTCTTGGTAAGCGGGCAAAATGTTAAGCAACAAAACACTACAGCGGGCAAAATGGCCCATTTCATGAAAGGGATGCGCCTGCCATTGGGGTTGGTGCTCTTATCACTTAGCGAAGCGATGAAAGGATCAAAAATGGCATCAACAAACCTGCCTGATGCTGCAATAACCGACATGATATTCAATACACCGAAAAGCATCAGTTGCGGAATGAGCGGCTTTAAACCGGCATTGTTTGGCGGCAGGTAAAAGTAAGGCAGCATCACGATGATAATATTGGTCATCATACTCCACCCTATCATACCGCAGGCATAAGCTATCTGTTTTCTGAGCGGGAATCTTTCAGCAGGCATTTACCTGCAATATGCAAAATATTAGATGAAAATTGGATGAGAGAATTGCTCTAAGCCCAAAACTGTTTAAAGTTTATTTGACGATATCTGTTTAACTTTTAAGTCTATTAAAAGGCCTAAGATTATAAGTACAACACTTGCTATTGGTCCTGAAAATATACAAACCATTATTGACATGCTACTACCATTACATGCAAGGTATGGCCCCAAAATAATTATCAAACCACTACAATTGATAAATGTATAAATAAGGAGACTGAACCATCTGAAGTTTCGCTTAATAACTTTAGGTTCTTT
Protein-coding regions in this window:
- a CDS encoding MFS transporter, with amino-acid sequence MPAERFPLRKQIAYACGMIGWSMMTNIIIVMLPYFYLPPNNAGLKPLIPQLMLFGVLNIMSVIAASGRFVDAIFDPFIASLSDKSTNPNGRRIPFMKWAILPAVVFCCLTFCPLTKTESTHNAIWLTFTLICFFMSVTSYIIPYNALLPEVTETAAEKVKLSSFQQVGFVLGMVIAGLVNNYADLVQHFLKVQSRDSAVQYTIWGLCTFAGLAMLVPVFFIDEKKYSAGKPSHLPLLPAVRATFSNRNFKYYLISDFSFYMALSIISSGLLFFVTVLLGLPESEGGPLLGVMVIISLMFYPLINYLSKKIGKKPIVLFSFGLLSLVFVTIYFLGKFPISPHAQIYFLLIGASFPLAALGILPNAILAEIAQDDAKRTKENREGMFFAVKYLFVKLGQTLGIALFALLTVYGKDPGNDYGLRLNGICGFALCLLAVIFFTRFRERRRA